Proteins encoded in a region of the Scatophagus argus isolate fScaArg1 chromosome 1, fScaArg1.pri, whole genome shotgun sequence genome:
- the cfap70 gene encoding cilia- and flagella-associated protein 70: protein METAENTAGAKLTIKITVIRGNNLTGKKADDFQSFVKVEFDGLVLGESDKKQVDPVGKCVDYDFTCCLQSSSDAQTLSNITHKPIILTVTEVLPEEKKVEAKTAVLGQAVVDLLPLLQGQCSFSSTVPLNPVTNTPLKELQGSSSKSVEAAFRARQKLVDSQVSLMSKTKQSTLDVCVSVSDPLLSEAELSVCNLLRVTVETAYSVPESWMLLSGPAPCTYTAALEVPLTVEEDQVLVFCEGALKVGGQKEESGRPRKRPHQALLVPGNHFLPAAFFQAEPIEQEDGELTDLEDREFRNESETTKNRVSWDTEICCFLDAGGNTRLRQRINESRLWPVEITRSLAPLAKAAETKLLAEESPEIPFHGVAFVDMGRLLYPGVSRIRGAYSIQSFSEAEMLKKAKRSDSVLKEQAKAAAKLVQARAGSATGSCKAKAGKNLNGSPKGAKDSKDAAKKHPGGQSRMAAVGSVTDSLNETELPHVDTEGNMYAEARTYIIIEIALDKPLVPKTSPEDLARRVKELIPPRSPLPAGPSRAERAVLDFHRQISNVVTSVSDQFKALFGTGCKSSEDCSREQIKVQLMGALNESGRYFAFKEQMKHAVVRIVRDTMQQKEPFAEPQELRTFVSKLYAYLVDEMHIALNKIYSDDTNDDSTDEIQLSSSQLRHFAREALLTGDYQQAINYYQELVVRHPSEASYKCEWGSLYMLTGDYMKAKECFHDAVSIQQTHQPSLMLCGVLAAKFEHYEEAQTFLEQATTVGPPTVVAWTLLGLLHESQNKSILAERAFLEARKLLRAKEAKEQTPREEEKKERTKDREEINEKAKDEQEEEHVAAPACQSPPVEQDPDCGDQVAGPQEEPLAQSVSSRPAPAKLSSTIYTETVDFLLQNFALQMAEYALSQELLLSDGGCSVSYLLHLAQLQLLRGDYCNAVASLKEAMFHNNQDVDVWALDGHCHYLRGAFRDAQESYERSLNFLQQPSDSHLILLRLGSIYLEQGKFEQAKLVYVQACEQSPSCLTWLGLGAACYRLEELSIAEEALTEANHLNNQHAEVWAYLSLTCLRSGRQQEAERFHKYATRFNLQRKSLLKEFNELKDQLRFGHLVSCFGTSSGAVV from the exons ATGGAGACAGCTGAAAACACCGCTGGAGCAAAGTTGACTATAAAAATAACTGTAATCCGTGGAAATAACCTG acaggaaaaaagGCAGACGACTTCCAGAGTTTTGTGAAGGTTGAATTCGATGGACTGGTGCTGGGAGAGTCAGACAAGAAGCAGGTTGACCCTGTGGGGAAATGTGTCGACTACGACTTTACCTGCTGCCTCCAAAGCTCCAGCGATGCTCAGACTCTCAGTAACATCACCCATAAACCGATCATAC TGACGGTGACGGAGGTGTTGCCCGAGGAGAAGAAAGTTGAGGCGAAGACAGCAGTGCTGGGCCAAGCTGTGGTTGACCTGCTGCCACTGCTACAAG GTCAGTGCAGCTTCTCGTCCACAGTCCCTCTGAATCCAGTGACCAACACCCCGCTGAAGGAGTTGCAGGGCTCCAGCAGCAAG AGCGTGGAGGCAGCATTTAGGGCCAGGCAGAAGTTGGTGGACAGCCAAGTGTCTTTAATGTCGAAGACGAAG CAGTCGAccctggatgtgtgtgtcagtgtgtcgGATCCATTGCTGTCTGAGGCTGAACTCTCAGTCTGTAACCTGCTGAGGGTGACCGTGGAAACAGCCTACTCCGTCCCTGAGTCCTGGATGCTGCTGTCTGGCCCTGCCCCCTGCACATACACCGCTGCCCTGGAGGTCCCGCTTACCGTAGAG GAAGATCAGGTGCTGGTGTTCTGTGAAGGGGCGCTGAAGGTGGGGGGTCAGAAGGAGGAAAGTGGGAGACCGAGGAAGAGGCCACATCAGGCCCTGCTGGTCCCAGGGAACCACTTTCTGCCTGCTGCCTTTTTCCAGGCAGAGCCCATCGAACAGGAGGACGGCGAGCTGACTGACTTAGAG GACCGAGAGTTTCGCAATGAGTCAGAGACCACGAAGAACAGAGTGAGCTGGGACACAGAGATTTGCTGTTTCCTGGATGCAGGAGGAAATACGAG GCTTCGGCAGAGGATCAATGAGAGCAGGCTCTGGCCAGTGGAGATTACGAGGTCGTTGGCTCCGCTtgcaaaagcagcagaaaccAAACTG ctagCTGAGGAGAGTCCAGAGATCCCCTTCCACGGTGTTGCGTTTGTGGACATGGGGCGGCTGCTGTATCCTGGAGTCAGCCGCATCCGAGGAGCATACAGCATCCAGTCTTTCTCTGAGGCTGAGATGCTGAAAAAg GCCAAGCGGAGTGACAGTGTGTTAAAGGAGCAGGCCAAAGCTGCAGCCAAGCTGGTCCAAGCTCGTGCTGGCTCAGCTACGGGCTCTTGTAAGGCTAAGGCAGGGAAGAATTTGAATGGAAGCCCCAAGGGAGCCAAGGATTCCAAGGATGCAGCCAAAAAG CATCCTGGTGGTCAGAGCAGGATGGCTGCAGTGGGCAGCGTGACCGACAGCCTGAATGAAACTGAGCTGCCACACGTCGATACGGAGGGAAAT ATGTATGCAGAGGCCAGAACTTATATTATCATTGAGATAGCCTTGGATAAACCGCTGGTACCCAAAACATCTCCAGAGGACCTGGCTCGAAG GGTGAAGGAGTTGATCCCACCTCGATCTCCACTTCCAGCAGGCCctagcagagcagagaga GCAGTGCTGGACTTCCACAGACAGATAAGCAACGTTGTGACCAGTGTCTCGGACCAGTTTAAGGCATTGTTTGGAACAGGATGCAAGTCTTCAGAAGACTGCAGCCGGGAGCAAATTAAGGTTCAGCTAATGGGAGCACTTAATGAGTCTGGGAGATACTTCGCCTTCAAAGAACAGATGAAG CATGCAGTGGTGAGGATTGTACGTGACACGATGCAGCAGAAAGAGCCATTCGCTGAACCTCAGGAGCTAAGGACTTTTGTCAGCAAGCTCTATGCTTACCTGGTGGACGAGATGCACATAGCTCTCaacaag ATTTATTCTGATGACACTAATGATGACTCAACAGATGAAATCCAGCTCAGTTCTTCTCAACTCAGACATTTTGCCAGAGAGGCTTTGCTTACTGGTGATTATCAGCAGGCCATTAACTACTACCAAGAG ctGGTGGTGAGACATCCCAGTGAGGCCTCCTACAAGTGTGAGTGGGGAAGCCTCTACATGCTGACTGGAGACTACATGAAGGCTAAAGAATGTTTCCATGACGCTGTGTCcatccagcagacacaccaACCCAG TCTGATGTTGTGTGGGGTCTTGGCAGCCAAGTTTGAGCATTACGAGGAGGCCCAGACCTTTCTGGAGCAAGCCACCACTGTAGGCCCGCCTACTGTGGTGGCCTGGACGCTCCTGG GTTTGCTCCACGAGAGCCAGAACAAATCCATTCTAGCTGAGAGAGCTTTTCTGGAGGCCAGAAAACTGCTGAGGGCAAAAGAAGCAAAGGAGCAAACAccgagggaggaggagaagaaagaaaggacaaaagATAGGGAGGAGATAAATGAGAAGGCGAAAgatgagcaggaggaagagcacGTGGCTGCACCTGCGTGCCAGTCTCCCCCTGTTGAGCAAG ACCCAGATTGTGGGGACCAGGTCGCAGGACCACAGGAGGAGCCTCTGGCACAGAGTGTCAGCTCCAGACCAGCTCCAGCTAAACTCTCCTCCACCATTTACACGGAGACTGTTGATTTCCTGCTGCAGAACTTTGCCCTCCAg atgGCGGAGTATGCTCTGTCCCAGGAGCTGCTCTTGTCAGACGGTGGTTGCAGTGTCTCGTATCTTCTTCACCTGgcccagctgcagctgctcagaggGGACTACTGCAATGCTGTTGCCAGCCTCAAGGAGGCGATGTTTCACAACAATCAG GATGTGGACGTGTGGGCTCTCGATGGTCACTGTCACTACCTGCGAGGGGCGTTCAGGGATGCCCAGGAGAGCTATGAGAGGAGCCTCAACTTTCTGCAGCAGCCATCAGACTctcacctcatcctcctccGCCTTGGATCCATCTACCTAGAGCAGGGGAAG ttTGAGCAGGCCAAACTTGTCTACGTGCAGGCTTGTGAGCAGTCTCCATCCTGCCTGACCTGGCTGGGCCTGGGTGCCGCCTGTTACCGG ctGGAGGAGCTGTCTATAGCTGAGGAAGCTTTGACTGAGGCCAACCATTTGAATAACCAGCATGCTGAGGTGTGGGCTTACCTGTCGCTGACCTGCCTCAGG tctggcAGACAACAGGAAGCAGAGCGGTTTCATAAATATGCAACAAGG TTCAACCTGCAGAGGAAATCACTCTTGAAAGAGTTCAATGAGCTGAAGGATCAGCTCCGCTTCGGTCATCTGGTGTCATGCTTTGGAACGAGCTCCGGAGCAGTtgtttaa
- the LOC124061950 gene encoding transmembrane protein 138-like isoform X2 — MLFNTFVFQVGLVAILLERFRALLMLSALYLTFSIVLHSWLMNLRWLNSDRYIWTDGLQVLFVLQRTASVLYYYLYKRTTEYLGDPRLYEDSPWLREIFARARQ; from the exons ATGCTGTTTAACACCTTCGTGTTCCAGGTCGGGCTGGTCGCCATATTGCTGGAGCGGTTTAGAGCTCTGCTAATGCTCTCTGCTCTCTACTTGACCTTCAGTATCGTACTCCATTCCTGGCTCATG AATCTGCGATGGCTAAATAGCGACAGATATATTTGGACAGATGGCCTTCAGGTGCTGTTTGTGCTCCAAAGAACAG CTTCAGTGTTGTACTACTACTTGTACAAGAGGACCACAGAGTATCTGGGTGACCCTCGCCTCTACGAGGATTCGCCGTGGCTGCGGGAAATCTTTGCTCGGGCCAGGCAGTGA
- the LOC124061950 gene encoding transmembrane protein 138-like isoform X1 — protein MKQQCTNTVIFLFLCLLFVLVTHFLLSRLLFSFTPFSNSIQDIAILLNLIIILLMLFNTFVFQVGLVAILLERFRALLMLSALYLTFSIVLHSWLMNLRWLNSDRYIWTDGLQVLFVLQRTASVLYYYLYKRTTEYLGDPRLYEDSPWLREIFARARQ, from the exons atgaaacagcagtGTACAAACACAGTAATCTTTCTGTTCCTGTGCCTCTTGTTTGTGCTGGTTacacattttctcctctctcgtctcctcttttcctttacACCTTTCTCCAACAGTATCCAGGACATTGCCATCCTGTTAAACCTGATCATCATTCTGTTGATGCTGTTTAACACCTTCGTGTTCCAGGTCGGGCTGGTCGCCATATTGCTGGAGCGGTTTAGAGCTCTGCTAATGCTCTCTGCTCTCTACTTGACCTTCAGTATCGTACTCCATTCCTGGCTCATG AATCTGCGATGGCTAAATAGCGACAGATATATTTGGACAGATGGCCTTCAGGTGCTGTTTGTGCTCCAAAGAACAG CTTCAGTGTTGTACTACTACTTGTACAAGAGGACCACAGAGTATCTGGGTGACCCTCGCCTCTACGAGGATTCGCCGTGGCTGCGGGAAATCTTTGCTCGGGCCAGGCAGTGA